The Ostrea edulis chromosome 1, xbOstEdul1.1, whole genome shotgun sequence genomic sequence CACTTGACTctcatttttgttatttcagggtagtttagcgaaaacgaaagtaggttaATTAATTctacgatatttactaatcaattAAATTCTTTTATAACTTACGGACTTTAACTCACGTAAggaacaatattaaaggtgcaagcagtaactcgGGAGGaagcgtttcggagtttattggcaaaatttgttaaatatatgtatagataTTTTATATCCTCTTAGATATTGTTCCCAATTGTTTTTTGTGTTGTCCGATTGTTAGCTTCGTAAGTATGGAAGCTCGATAAgaatacaaatcaaaatagaaatatgaatataagaaataagatataatttttgggatatgacatgaagttagtacgtgatcaaatctattGTAACGCCCTTCAGGGATTTAAGGGAAGGGCTTTGTCATTTACTTTTGATGATTCCAATATTCTTTCATGACTGGGTCTTTTTCCAAGATAGGGAGGTTAATACCAATAACCTGAAAAACTTTCAGATTTTTGTTAAAGTGTACATATGATTTGGTGCTTTTGATATCATAGTTTAATTGTTGATAACGTGTAACTAAGCGATTGTCATAACtcttgattgtgtattgtttaatgtccctctcgagaatttttacCCATaattatggagacgtcacattGCCGGTGAGGAGCTGCAAAATAAggccctatgctcggcgcttacggtctttgattAGAAAtagatctttatcgtaccacacctgctgtgacacggggcttcgtttTTTGTGGTCTTTTCCATAGGACCgccacatttagtcgcctcttacgacgagCAAGGGGGTAATGacgacctattttaacccggatccccatgggtcTCATAACTCTTGAAGATTGAAAATAAAACCGATTGAGTTATTCTTGGCGTtctgatttatatatatgtaacgtatttacattaaattctgggatcgtacctggtcaattccagggtttggggtattcaacaataacCAATTCaaactaattggtatgattttagtggactgccaaaatatacaaatatatcctaaccttatctaggttaattataatcaaacagagaatcactatatcaatcaaaggcaagcaacgataaactgatagtgctaacttaacaaaatgtagagcccagtcgccctcggattaccccatatactgtaggacgccttattcaggacggacagtatatgtggtagcccttcaaccaccacactcactgtaggatgccttattcaggacggacaatgagtatagcggcctggacgacggtctgttcagccaatgcggacgacaccaaaaacgaattatggctagcctctttactggaggtcaacctcttcgtggcaggccagacttctgatggccttccaaattcactctctaaccgtaagaacaggcgaggaattgTTTATCATGAATACTTTATTAGTACCCATACTCTCGTCCTCTCTACTTGGCTGGATCTTCTATCAGAATGACACAGACGACTGCGGAGTctcggtatttatacacaaatgaaatcacgtgatgtaaagtgactaattgagaactccgcatggtcgtacctcaaatatccggaatcattacatatacatatgtgtcTACCAAATATGCAAGTACtttggtatacaaaaatatcgACATTGGCTCCGATAGACTGATGAAGATGCAATTCAATTTTCCTGCATATGAGGCATATATATTCCCATCTATTGACTTTTGTTAAATAACGCCctaattaaaattaaagaaCACAGGTTTGAACACAGACACCTGCatggaaaagaaaagaaaaaaaaagacccAACTTCTTTTTAAAGCATTTACTCCAACACTGCAGAAAAcaattcatgtaaaatatcttaatttGTTGGATGGTGTAATTGCAAGACATTTCAGATGCAACTGAGATACAAAACAGTAACGCTACGTATCCATTGTACGATATCCACTGTACGACACGGTAACGCTACATGAATatcaaaaggtgaagataacgaacagtggccaACCTTATATATTCTATAACGAATACTTAGTACAAAGTTGAGAGtacggcaaacacggacctctggaaaCACCATAGGTGGAATCGGGTGCATCtcccgttgaccggtcacacccgccgtgagccctatatcttaggAATGCACAACAAAGTAACGCTACATGGGTATGATATGTACAACTGACAGGTAGCTGTTTTCCGGAGATTAACAATTTCCGGAATCTAGTTGTTTGAGCATAATGGTTGTAATGACGTCATTAAACCGGCAAGTCGGGTACATCGCACCAAATTCCATTATGTTTTTCATCTACATCCGTCTTTCGCGAAATGGCAGACGATGGTGTTTCTGTACTTCTCATTCCATCCGAAAACTTCTTACTTTTTTTGCCTTTTTGCTTTTTAGAAGAACCATTTGAAGCATTTGCTTTTGAGGAATGGGCATTTATGCCTGTCAGTTTAGAATTTTTCCTCTTTATTTGATTGTTTGGTGAAGGCTGACCAGTGCTGTAATGGTCAACTTGCCGAGATTCACCCCAGCTGCAACATGATTGTTTCTTCTTCTTGTTCTTCATCAACTGTCCACGAAGTCTTCTCTCACTATTCTTTAAATAATACTCACTGAAATTAGCTGCAACAACCGCTATTGGCATCGCTATAATCACTATACCTACAGCTGCACAAGCAATGCCCACAAGTTTTCCAGGAAAGGACCGCGGGGACATGTCTCCATATCCAACAGTTGTCATAGTGATGATGGCCCACCACATACTTTCAATAATAGTTGGAAAGACATCCTGTATATCAAATTCAGCGAAGTACATAAAACTAGCAAACAGAACGGACGATAGTagaaaagttatgaataaaagcaacAATTCCTTGATGCTTGCTTTCAGAGACATGAACAAAATTTTTAGAGCACTGAATTGCTTCATAAGTCTGAAAAACCTTAGCAAACGTAGTACTAACGATGCTTTTAATGTAGAGTAGAAATTAATCATTCTGGTATCATCCAAATAACTTTCTATATGCGTCTCAATGGCATAAGTGATCCACATGGCAACCACAAGGTACAGATCAAGGACATTGAGCACATAGGTAAAGAACTTCAACTTTCGCGGGCAAGAAAAGAAATGCGCCAGTAACTCAAGCGTGAAAAAGGTTATGCAAAACAGATCGATGTTATCCAGCACTGGGTGAACTGCTGTGGTTAAAAACATCACTTGTTTGGCGTTGTTCAAGTTCACTGACCTGAACAATGAGATGGAGGAATAGTTTTTCAGAAAGACTAGCTTTTCGTATGTCATAATTTCGGTTCGACAGTATGGCTGGTAGGAGAGGAGGAAAACAAAAACGGACAGCATGACCAAAGACAGGTATAAGGCGTTGAATATCTGAAAAGAATAGGATCATGATTatcatacatattatatacatgtataagtactACAATTTTCTATCGGAGAATTCATTTGTTAATCGCCAGAATTTACGTGCAGCCGAATTGTTCGATTGCTTTTGATTTGCAATTTTGAAAAGCTTAGTGTATTTTCATGTAATATTTGTAAAGGTTTTCGAAAGTTACAATGATATACGCTTTGCTATCCATCTCCAGGTTAATACAGAAATATGCTGAAATAATTATTCTTCATTCTTCCGTGTCCATGAATGGTGACATTTTAAGAAATGtgaaatacattgtacaatgtacatgcatgtgatgtgtacttttattttattctttcaaCCTGGTCAATCAAAGATTACAGAATTAAGATAATATCCCAGAAGCCCTAACAAAAACTTACAAAAGTAAAGTAGTCTACTATACAGTAAATTTTACTGTAGGTAATCACAATACTACTGCCATCATGCAGTAGTCAATCACAGTGTCGCCGAGGTTATTTTTGTCAAAGGTATTTTTTACTCCAGTCAAATAAATACCTTTTTTcatagtaaatcaaagttttactacATTGAATACTACTTTGTAAATTCAAAGCACCAGTTTTAATGATGGGTACTATTTTGCTAGAGAAACATCAACGATCAATAAAAAGTTGTCTTTTGAGATTGATTGATATACTATTATCTAAGCATTTAATGATTTTAAGATAGGTAAAATCGGATTGGATTCCTCTTTCATAACTCTAAAGTCATGATATCCGCAGATTTATTCGAACAAAGGAAACtagaaaacaagaaatattataCTGTAATGCGTCTAAATCAAATTAATCCCTGAAACTTGCGTCGTGTTTCATTCAACAAGAGGATTCAAATCGAAAAAAGGTTATGTGACTGTACAGTGAGAGACGAGTTTTGTAATATGTCGTCACGCAGGAATCACGGGGGAGTTTTACATGTTCACTCAGTGAAAAATAACTGTTTATCTTGGTGATATGAACCTAGTGTTACGATGTACAGGCATGAGAATCGTAAAATTGAGAAAGCCTTTCAGGTTCTAGAATGTCGACTATGTTGTGTTTTGTGACGCAATAGTTACCGGAGTACAGCGATTTATATAACCGACTCTTGATGAAACACATGCatcttaaaatatcaaaacatcaatTATTTTTTTGGGAATAACTAGTTTGGCAAAATTATCCGAGGATCGACGTTTTTAAGTCATCTCGGATTCAAGGATTCTAGAATACGGTTTCGAAATCCACATACAATCAAGCGTTAGAGACTCAAAATCCGGATGTTTTTGGAATGACATTTTAGAAAAAGAAATTGACAACGTTTTGACAAAATGTAAATCGCCCATACTTGACGAATTCAATCTTGATTTTTCTCTGTATATCATGTAATTATACTTGTACAttgtttttctgatatatttcaaattctgGGTCATAATGCAGATTAtctattttgagaaaaaattagTCAATAGTACTTCTGACAAGTTCCAACCCAAGTTTACTTTCTAATTTTTTCTTCCGTTTTAGGAAACTTAACAATCAATGTAAAATCACAATAAGTCTGCAaatcaatctacatgtatattcaccgCGTATTTACACCGTATTAATCATGCCTCCAGCTGGAAAACGTAACACTGGCACTTCATCCCATGGAAAAACGTAATTCTGGCACTTCATCCCATGGAAAAACGTAATACTGGCACTTCATCCCATGGAAAAACGTAATACTGGCACTTCATCCCATGGAAAAACGTAATACTGGCACTTCATCCCATGGAAAAACGTAATACTGGCACTTCATCCCATGGAAAAACGTAATACTGGCACTTCATCCCATGGAAAAACGTAACACTGGCACTTCATCCCATGGAAAAACGTAACACTGGCACTTCATCCCATGGAAAAACGTAATACTGGCACTTCATCCCATGGAAAAACGTAACACTGGCACTTCATCCCATGGAAAAACGTAACACTGGCACTTCATCCCATGGAAAAACGTAACACTGGCACTTCATCCCATGGAAAAACGTAATACTGGCACTTCATCCCATGGAAAAGACAGATGCGTGAGTGCAGTCTCAAGCCGCCAATATGGCACCACGCCGCCCTCTTATAGACTTTTCTcaagataatataaaatgagGTCTGATTACCCTCTATTATTTCTAAAGCAAATGCGTTCAATATTTGAACTTTTAGatgtattttaaagaaattacgGGAATGGTTGTTTTGCTGGCATCCTAGAAACAATCATATACAAACAATATTATCATATGACAGTAAATATGTTATGTACACCAGTAAGATGGCAGGCGGAACCGGCCTTTAGGCTACcgtatttttacaaactttagcACACGTGAAGGATTTTTACAAACCTTAGCACATGTGGAGGATTTTTACAAACCTTAGCACACGTGGAGGAGTTTTACAAACCTTAGCACATATGGAGGATTTTTTACAAACGTTAGCACACGTGGaggatttttacaaactttagcACACgtgaaggattttttttttttttacaaacctTGGCACACGTGGAGGATTTTGGTTGTTCAAGAGTTATCCAAACTGTTCTCAAAAGTTTATTAAATTTGCCTTCTCTCCAATCTCTTGGATCGTAATCAAGAATCTCATCAAAAGATTCTCGGATTGACTGGATCGTGTTCTGATCATGGACAAACCTATGATACGAATGGATGCAACATTCGGAAATTAAACACTTTGGAATCTTCCAGTATTCCAGTTCCCTCTGTACTACAGCGCCACAACAGTTGGAGGGAATGTGAAGCTCACCGGTACGGTATAGGTCGAGGATTTCATTGAACAGAACTGGACTGTGATCAAAGAAATATTCATCCGTTTCAGCGTTGTACTCGGGGGAGGCCGGAGACAGATTTCCCAGGCGAGAATCcggaatatttttcaatgtggACATCCTTGTTTGGAAAATGGTTCCACCAACATTGATGAATATTGCATATATCCATCTCCGTCTTGCCATTTTAACACCTTGCAGATAATTTTCACCGCAAGTAACGCATCTTCATTTCTACGTTATCTCAGAGAAGTCAGTTTTGCTGTCTGATAATGCAAGTAAAATTTCTCTTATTAGAATGCTGTATAATcgcattattaaaaaaaacctcccGTGACTTTAATTTACTACGTGTCAATTGACTTACCAAAGGAATGCCATACTATTTAAATACTACGTTCAGAAAAAAGTCAGCTGGCCATCTAGTAGGCATACCAGGTATGACCATATGTGGACTGTCTATTATGTTAGACAGAGATACggaaatatgaaatatggttcccaaattgaaaattcaactgtataaacaacaatatatagatagatagatagatagacacaCACTATATCATATGACAACGCCCACTTCTGGCAATCCAATTCGACAATTACTAAGactttaaaagttgaaattccaatgatcatttataaaatctaaGTACTTGTATATTGCGAATACATAACCTGAGTGGAATATCGTCTCGTAAATTTGTTTTAGATATTTGTGTCTCCCGGTTGAGGTATTTTCATATACCCCGCGATTGTTATATATGTAGTCTTGAGAGATTGGATTCAGTCTGTCTAAACATAGTCCATAAGCCAAAAAATAAACGACGACAATGGCGTGGcaatttctaatttcaaaacttcagaacaaaaataaaaaaccaaaaaaaaaaaaaatacaacaaaaaaccaacaaaaaaaaaaaaaaaacaaacaaaaaaacttcaCGTAAACGTATACCTGCGCTGATATACAAAAATTATCTAGATGTCAATTTGTTTTGCTTCATCGTTGAAAATATTGAGCATCCTATTGTCACTCGGGCGACCTTTTTGCATGGGTCTGCGTCCGTCGTCCGTCATGCGTtgataattgaacatttttactaCTTCTTGATTACTACCCTTTCAATTCTATCagtttggtatgaaacatctttggaatAATAGagacaaaatttgttaattttagGACTCCTGGGGACTAGGAAGCGCAAcaaaaatttaacaattttcaaaactcgtTTTTTCTACAAAAGCACATCTTTCTGAAAAAGCAAAACAACTGAATGCATAGCCATGTAAAGTAGGCAGGCCTCTACCAaagttgtcaatttcatgatccccggagtagaggttctgactccagggcggggccaaatttggcatataatgtttatatgtaaaacatttcaataacaTCGTCTCTAAATAATGCATATTAGTCTATatggtacaaaattgaaactaaattaaTATTTGGAAGGAGATGGTAACTCTTTACCAgaattgcaaatttcatgatcccatgGTTAGGGGTTTGGtaccaggatggggccaaatgGTCGTAGAGATTTAATGCGCTAATaattaaacttttttaaattcttgataacatatatcatataaaaaattTCATCAGTATGGGCGCTTTAGTAGCCCTATCCTTATATGATATCAGAGATatttgcaaaatctttaattaaactttgtgcatgatagaaatctATCTTTTTTAGGAATGTTATTTACTAGGTgcaataaaaaatctggtaaactatttaaaacttcaaaagtttatattttctgtaaataatcaattatctatatTAAAAAGGACGATAACTCCTTTGATAGCATTttctctactgtatgtctactGTTTATTTTTCcgatatccacaattaatttatacacaAATTATCAAGAAGCAGTTTATGAAAGTcttatgattttaattttttttttatttcaaccagTTTTATGTATTCTTATTATGCTGTTAAACAAAAATAtgcgattttctgatgttgacacATACTTCTGTAATATATATGcctgaaatctttaaaaatgtgacaACATACACGGTTTATTTTGTTACTGATTAACTACATTAAGTGGTggttcgtttcgtttcggtagattttgtttcgtttcgtttcgatttcctTTCGCACTTTATAGGTACCCCATTAAGTGGATCTACAGTTTCACATAATACTACGAAGTCGCATGAGGTTGCCGAAAGAACACTTCTggtttatactgctgctgaataatAGAATGCAGAGCAGGAAAATCATTATAGACATTATAGCCCTTGgggtagtgatacttttaacgaatactcaggtgaccgatgaTGGATCTCTTGTTTTGCACATGTAAGTGTTATTTATTCGCTGCTCCCGCAACCAAACGTGACCTAGCTAACAGCGATACTTAAGAGGATCAAAGATTTTTGACATGGATTTgattaaaaagttttaataaataGCGTAACTATAAGATCCAAGATGATGTTATTCAATCATCTTTCAAAGAGAAAAATCAGCAAATTAGCTGGTCATTACTTTTAAGCGTTTATTGCTAAGACTTGATCTATTTAGAAATTCTCAATTAGAAGTCCAAAACTGCGAACCACATGTACTTTTGGAGGTTTATTTAAACTTTTAGCAGGGAggtgatagtttttttttaattccgtGGTAATACAAATagtcagtttgttcaaagttcAACCATGAAAGCTCTACATTGTATGGGTGTGAATGCCTAAATGTAATACTACATGCCGggataaaattaatatattttacacatcaTGCCTCAATGAAATATCTTGATTATTTTATAAGCATGATAGGAGaaacattttgtttgatttattacgACATTATGAGGCAGATCTAGAGACGGGTGCTACAGAAGTTACAGTCCCCTTTGGTTGGAAAATGTTGAAGTAAATAAAGAGGTGTATGTCATTTGTGGGGCTTTTAACCGATCATAGGAATCTTGCTTCCAATTCTGAGGATAAATAATTGCAATTGTCTACGTAAATAACCCaatttccattttaaaaaaaatatgtatgacAAGAGGGACTAAATGCAAATTACATTTCAAAGATATCATTAACAAGATATTCGGAAAAGATATCTGTAGAACCGTTATTTTCATTGTCTAAGAATATGCATTTATAGTACACTGTATTTCATCCCAGGGTTGAGtatgaagatatatatattatcatttcaTAGTGTTGATCaaatgaatttcacattttctacttgCATGATTCATAAAATACCATAACTATTACATTTACTATAAGGATTCAAAACCTTATAGCTTTTAGATGATATGATTccaaaattgtcaacattttgagACTTAATAAAGGAAATTGGGACGTGTATATTCTCGatttcatatattatttttatcgCATTCGTGTGGTGCATATCGCTAGTTTGATATACCATAACTCTACCAAACGCACTTtcggtccgaactacttttgagaTCATCCCCGCTTCAATAACCCTAGTTTGCTTTCCTGTGCATTAATAGGATACATGAATATGAAAAACAGCAACcataaaatgattttcaaaaaaatgcttttatcaaaagaaggtgttgcacgtctcatgttaatttccctaaaggtgttgcgtgagatatcaataaaataaagatattcaaatatatgataaaatcaatTGGAACTcatgtcttgattcaaacatttttgaaaataagtttaaaagacgtgtattaacaagaattagccaaaataatttgagtttaaatcaagcaatacgcgatttatatgatttttagcgttacaATAGAGGAGTATaaccgaatttcagaaaaactgtctccgtgaaacaaaatgaatttagcaTGAAAATGCTCGAGTTTTCCactaaaaaactgtcgctttgaaattttgtttcacgagggcattttttttgtaaatttcaaaaaatcggAACGATTTCACTTCACCTGCACATTAATTTTCCATTGCTTGGTATAGTGGATAAGGTCGTAGAATTTAAAGTGTAAAGAAGCCATATTTTTtaacgaccgggttcgaatccctcacggacacattattttttttttcaatattacgttttccatttagattttttcttaattgaaatacacttacaatgtgccgagtttgaaataaaattccaacctcgacactgtttagtttgtgaatgggAGACGCAACAAACTCGCCGAACACAGCCATATGATACCTGTGTTTTAAAAGTCAAGGCTGTGAACGAGAATTCTTAGGTTTTAAAGCTTTGTCAGAAAAATGTCAAACAAGGTAGATAACTGTTTAACAGTTTGAATAGATAAGACAATATGTATTCCAGTAAAAAAGTGCTATGGTAATCAATGTTTTCAGGTGCATATACTTGGAattttgttgaactttattaatgcgtattaaacttcccatactTTGTTTTGTGGCCAGAGTTATGTACAgatggttgtagaaaataatgcatacgagtataagagcttttagactgtagtattatagaatattaaatatttgatacactcgtaacccTATGatcagaaaaattaaaacaatttaattttcacgatttcaaaaatcatGTTTAGACTATGTACGGacacataaaatattttaagcTTTTCCTTAGTACTGTGGAATCCCATAGGTATGTAAATGGCAAATACGTAATAAGAGTTTAAATAGGAATGAAGTTCTACTTCACTGGTGTTTAAATACCTGGCACAAAGCTTCGATTACGGAATATTACCGCTtctgtgcaacaccctctttattaattttaaagtataaacaatatacatactAACTATGAATCTGAGAGCGGTAAACCAGTACTAGAATATATTGTGTACAGTTGCAAGAGCATTGCATTACtcttctgacataatgcaagtCACAGTTCATAGAAATCTACACACCATAAACAAACACTCCGAAATTACAATTAGAAAAGTAATCAATGAGAGATGCCAACAAGGTACCAGCCTGGTGGGTCATACATAGATGACCCAGCAACTCGATCTGCTGCAGTAGCAGTGAGTATTCAACAGGCCACATCCCTCTTCTCTGGATCCATTCAATATGAACATATATTTACCTTATGTTTACTCATCAAAGAGTCTCGCAGGAACTTGAAGTTCTATTCTCCAAAAACACAcgtgaaaattgaattaaaaaacatTGTAATTCCAATGTACACTAAAATCTGTTTTATCTAAATTAAAGTAATATTAGTACACTATCGTTGATCGTTGATGTGATTTCAAAAACGTCACAACCAAAACTTTTCCAAGTACATACGTCAACAAAATAAGTAACggtaaagtttgaaaataaatataatggtttaataaaaatagaataatTATTAGGATTAATTATTTCAATGccttttaaaacaaatttcattcaTAAGGACGAATAAAAATGTGAGTAGCTGTACAATATTCATCGcactatttttttcttttctcttttaGGAACACAAACAAGCATGACGCTTCGGGGAATCAGTTGTTTTGTTGATCAAGGATCGTCTCAAAACCAAAGTGATAAGAAAGAGCaaatgagataaatagaacatctataataGCCTGATTTCATAATTGCTCTATCCAACTCGTTGAAATGGTGACGTATTCGTtcggcaagcctcgcgaataaatacgCCATCCAATATCAAACCACGCAATATAAATATCCTCTATTTATTAAACTTGGTAAGAATAATTTGTTTAGATATAGTGTTTAATGGTCACAGTAGAATTTTTATGGGTGAAGACATTTAGTTTCGGTACTTGGTTGTGCGTGCCCTAATCCCCTCCGTCTATATTTTTATTGGCTGTTCCAGAAAAGTACACAGAATATTCCTCAAAGAGTTGAGAAAAGCAAATGcatttgaattaatttatattgtatgtatgcaacattttcaaataaaatcagGTATGTTGCAATTCATCTTTTCCGCTATTTGCTTAAAACCCAGGTTCTTATATGATCACGATCAGTCTACGATTTTTTAAAAGGTGCGTATTTTGAAATGCGATCTCAGGAATACAATGCCACTATTCATCTCAAATAGTTACACCCATCTACCGGTAATTTACTGAGTTTATTTTGTTTGAAGAAGTTTTTCACTTGCTCTATAATACAAGTCCATACCTGTGCACATTTTGAAGACTTGGGTTGATCCAAGAAAATCCAGATTCTTCTCTTCAACCTAAGCCAACAACTGTTCTTGGTGTCGTCCGGGTCATAATCTAGAACGTCTGCTAAGGAGTCTTGGATGGAGGTGATGGTGCTCATGTCACTGATGTAGCGGTGAAAGGAGTGAAAGCAACACTCGGACACCAGATGTTTGGGAATCTCCCAGTACTCCATCTCTCTCTTAAAGACAGCACCACAGATATTACTGGGAATGTGGAGTTCACCTGATCGGTACAAATCGAGAATTTCTTGGAAGAGGGTAGGATTGTGGTCAAAGAAATATTCCCCGTACTCCTGATTGTACTCCGGAGAGGATGGACACAGACGCGACAGGCGGGTCAGGGGAATTTTCTTTAGTGTAGCCATTGTAGTCTGGAATGTCGTCCCCCCAACGTTAATGGTGGTGGGAAGAATTCGCTGACTGCCATCTTCGTCCATTCTCCGCAACTTTTAACGACGTATTTCTTTTAGAATGGCACACTACATTGGTTTTTGATCCTTTTTACACGATATGAAACACTGATGATTCTGTTCCTTCAAAACATGTAACGAATTTCCATTTCATGTCCACCGAACAAGTAGTTTTAACGTCCTTATTACATGCACAGCACAACATGAATTACAGTACATGG encodes the following:
- the LOC125664902 gene encoding potassium voltage-gated channel protein Shaw-like; this encodes MARRRWIYAIFINVGGTIFQTRMSTLKNIPDSRLGNLSPASPEYNAETDEYFFDHSPVLFNEILDLYRTGELHIPSNCCGAVVQRELEYWKIPKCLISECCIHSYHRFVHDQNTIQSIRESFDEILDYDPRDWREGKFNKLLRTVWITLEQPKSSTCAKIFNALYLSLVMLSVFVFLLSYQPYCRTEIMTYEKLVFLKNYSSISLFRSVNLNNAKQVMFLTTAVHPVLDNIDLFCITFFTLELLAHFFSCPRKLKFFTYVLNVLDLYLVVAMWITYAIETHIESYLDDTRMINFYSTLKASLVLRLLRFFRLMKQFSALKILFMSLKASIKELLLLFITFLLSSVLFASFMYFAEFDIQDVFPTIIESMWWAIITMTTVGYGDMSPRSFPGKLVGIACAAVGIVIIAMPIAVVAANFSEYYLKNSERRLRGQLMKNKKKKQSCCSWGESRQVDHYSTGQPSPNNQIKRKNSKLTGINAHSSKANASNGSSKKQKGKKSKKFSDGMRSTETPSSAISRKTDVDEKHNGIWCDVPDLPV
- the LOC125683892 gene encoding potassium voltage-gated channel protein Shaw-like; amino-acid sequence: MDEDGSQRILPTTINVGGTTFQTTMATLKKIPLTRLSRLCPSSPEYNQEYGEYFFDHNPTLFQEILDLYRSGELHIPSNICGAVFKREMEYWEIPKHLVSECCFHSFHRYISDMSTITSIQDSLADVLDYDPDDTKNSCWLRLKRRIWIFLDQPKSSKCAQVWTCIIEQVKNFFKQNKLSKLPVDGCNYLR